A single genomic interval of Sceloporus undulatus isolate JIND9_A2432 ecotype Alabama chromosome 2, SceUnd_v1.1, whole genome shotgun sequence harbors:
- the LOC121921221 gene encoding dual specificity mitogen-activated protein kinase kinase 2 translates to MAWKLIHLEIKPAIRNQIILELQVLHECNSSYIVGFYGAFYSDGEISICMEHMDGDSLDQVLKEAKRIPEEILGKVSIAVLRGLAYLREKHQIMHRDVKPSNILVNSRGEIKLCDFGVSSQLIDSMANSFVGTRSYMSPECLQGTHYSVQSDIWSMGLSLVELSIGRYPIPPPDAKELEVIFGHPMVNGAEGEPHSISPRPRPPGRPVSGHGMDSHPAMAIFELLDYIVNEPPPKLPTGVFTQTSMSL, encoded by the coding sequence ATGGCATGGAAGCTGATTCACTTGGAGATCAAACCTGCCATCCGGAACCAGATCATCCTTGAACTGCAAGTGCTTCATGAGTGCAATTCATCGTACATTGTGGGTTTCTATGGTGCCTTCTACAGTGATGGGGAGATCAGCATCTGTATGGAGCATATGGATGGAGACTCCCTAGATCAAGTACTGAAGGAAGCCAAGAGAATTCCTGAGGAAATCTTGGGGAAGGTCAGCATCGCGGTTCTGCGAGGGTTGGCCTACTTGCGAGAGAAGCACCAGATCATGCACAGAGATGTGAAGCCTTCTAATATATTGGTGAATTCCCGAGGAGAGATTAAACTTTGTGATTTTGGGGTCAGCAGTCAGCTCATTGACTCCATGGCAAATTCCTTTGTGGGCACTCGGTCCTATATGTCTCCCGAGTGCCTACAAGGCACTCACTACTCTGTTCAGTCTGATATTTGGAGCATGGGCCTTTCTTTGGTGGAGCTGTCAATCGGAAGGTACCCCATCCCCCCACCAGATGCCAAGGAGCTGGAGGTGATCTTTGGCCACCCCATGGTCAATGGGGCAGAAGGGGAACCCCACAGCATCTCGCCACGGCCCAGGCCCCCAGGCCGGCCTGTTAGCGGCCATGGGATGGATAGCCACCCCGCGATGGCCATCTTTGAATTGCTGGACTACATTGTTAATGAGCCACCTCCAAAGCTGCCGACTGGGGTTTTCACTCAAACTTCCATGAGTTTGTAA